The nucleotide sequence AGTGCAGCTCTGGCCACCAACCGGTGAAAGGTGGCCAGAACCAAGAAAGGCATCATGCTTTCCCGAACATCCGAATTGGAGCGGCACCCAAACGGTACTGCTCGGCCCAAGCTTCCGCCCGCTCCCGACTGGAAGCCAGCACCGACTCTGGCACCAGTTCACCCTTGGCGTTGCGGCTGAACACCCTGAAGCCACCCTTCACCTCGTGCACTTCGAACACGCACTCGGAAAGATCCTCGGTGGGCACAGCGAACAACCCGACGCATGCCACGGCAGCGAAGACCAGCAGGATCAAAAGGGCGAGCATCACGCCCCCCGTTTCTTCTGGTCGGCAATGACCACCACCGTCACAATCAGGGTGGCCAGAAACACCAGACCAACCATGCGGTAATTCATGCCTTCCACCTGCCAGAGCCACGCGCGGAAAGCCGGAATGGAAAACAGGCCGTACTCGACCACCAGCAGCAAAACCATCACCAGAGAAGCAGAAAGCCGCTTCTTGCGCACTTGCCCCGATGCTTTGAGGGTGCTAATGTGTCTGGAAACCATCAGATTTCTCCTTTCACCCTCACGCTCCGGTTGGCGCCTGCGTGGGGGTGAACCCCTTCATGGGATTCTGGAGGTCAGGGCAGGAATCGAACCTGCAATCTGCCCTTTACGAAAGGGCTGCTCTGCCATTGAGCCACCTGACCATGACGCCCCCAAAAGGGAGCGGGGGTTTCATGAAAAAAGCCCCCCCGAGAGGGGCCAGCACTTGGAGTGACACGAAAAACGCAAGGCAACTCGGGGCCTTGATGCCGAACCGTGAACTTGGGGAAGTGTGGCTGGAGACAAGGAATCCAGCAGGGAAGATTTCTCACTGGGTCAGAAAGACGTGGCCTGTAAGTTGAGGCACCCAGCGAGACTGCAAAGGTCTGGATTCGTTCTGGTGGACCGGGGGGGAAGCCCGGCAGCCAAGGAAGAAAAATTCACGGGTCCCTCACAGCGAAACGCTGATCGGGTGTTACAGTCATGCCCTGCCCTCCTCTGAAGCGACAGGCACTCATCACGGCAGCCACGGGCGCTCCGATGTCTCATCGGGGTGGGTTCCATCAATCTGGTACAGCCGTGATTTTGGGGTTGTGGATCCGCCGCACATCCACAAGCGGCGCAGTCCCCAAGACGCTCCCACTGGGGCAATGGAGCCAACCTCACCGGCACGAACCTCACGATTACACCGGGTCCTTCGCTTGCCCTTGGAGCAAGAACCACCCTCATCCTCAGGGCTGGCGACTGGTTTTCTTGGTTGACTTTCCTGTACTGCAAAATGTGCTTCTTCCATTCCGTCTGAAAGGGTCACCTGTCCAGCGCAACCCGCAAGTGGGGCTTCTGCTCCACTGCAGCCAGGCCTTCCTGAATGACTTTCAGGTGTTCCGGAAAAGCACGGTTGTCAAACAACTCCGGTGCCGCGTTTCTGGGGGTGGGTGCGGTTGCCTTGGCCCACTTCAAACAACAGGAATCCACGGCCTGCACAAGCAGACCTCCACAAAGCAGGTTTGTCACCTGACTGTTCTGGTTGATTCCTTCTGAGACTTCCTGCGACGACGCGCCCTGAAACGCAAGAACTCCTCTGGGGCCGGCTCGTTTTCAGTGAGCAGGTCCTCATAGCGGGCGATCTGTTTGTCCTCGGGCAGCTTGCTGTTCAGAAAGTCGCGGTATTGCTTCAGGATCATGAAAGTGGGGTTGTAGATGGGTTTCCTGAACCACTTGTACGCCGTTTCCTTGCTGATTCCTGACTCTGTGACGAACCGTTGCTTCTGGCGTTCGGCTGACACGTCAAAACCAGCGGTCTTCAGGAGGTCAAAAAGTTTATGAGGAGAAACGTACATGTGTAACTTATTGTACTCAGCAGTCTAAATGAAAGTCAACACTTTAACTGCTGGGCACACTTTTTGATATTGTTCAAATTTTACAGAGGGCAGAGATGAGCAAAAAGTGTAACCAGAGGTTTGTAAGCTCCGTGTGATACGTGATATAGAATCATTTATATTACTGAGTACCCTAAATGCAGGGTTGGAGGAAGGTCCAGAGATGCCAAGGAAACCCGTTGCAACACCCAAGCCAGAGAAGATCATTGATGCCAGGGATGCCGGGCTGGCTTTGAAGCATTGGATGAAGAGCCACATCAATCCGAGAACAAACCAGCGGTGGACGCTTGACGAGTTGGCTTCCGTCACGGGGATCAGTCGAACCACTTTGGGGCATTACCTTTCTGGGAATCGAGATCTTCGCAAAATCACCCAACCGATTGCACAGAAATTGCTGCCTGTGCTGGGGATGACGGATCAAGAGTTTTGGGATTATTTTGATGTCCCGCAGAAACGGTGGGCTGAGGTGCGGGTGTTTGATCAGCCGGTGCAGCGTCTGGAAGCGGAGACGCTGCACATTGTTGCTCAAGATGAAATCAAAGGTGAATGGCCCATTGCTGTGGGCATTCACCTTTACGTGCAGCCAGATGAAGGCACTGGCTTTTTGTTGTTCAAAGTGGGCGATGAGCTGAGGACTTACCGGAGCGATTCGGCATTCATTCCTGCAGGAGCAAAATCAGTTGGCGCGATCCTATGGGCTGATGCAGAGCCTCTGCTGCGCGCATTGCGTCGCTGAAATGTTCAGGTTGCACCAAAATCCGCATGTGTTCCCCTTCTGGCTGCATTTGCAGGGGGAAGCGCCTAGCGAGCAGGGCGGCTTCCCGAGGGGTCAATTTCACGGTGAGCTCTCGGGTGTAAGTGGATTCAAAATGTTGGGTTGTTGTCATGAGGGGTTCCCGGGGTGGTGCCGAATTGCAACCTGTGCTTGTGGTTGTTTATGATTTGCAGTTCAAAATGAGGGTTTCAACTTCTTGCATGTTTTGCTGGACCACATAATAGTAGTCCGCATCACCATACCGGCGACTTGTGTAAAGAATCCATTCGGATTCCAGCAAGTCGCGTTGTTCTCTGGTGAGACCTGTCCCGATGCAGACTAGTCCATCCAATTGGTATTCTGCGGGGAAGTTGCTCCTATTTGTCGATGGTGCAGTCACAAAAAACCTCCGTAACACAAGATATTGCGATTCAGGTTATTACAGGGTTGTTTGAATAAGGTATCACACTTATACGAATTAAGGAATTACACCTATCTGAAAAGGGGGTTTTGGGGTAAGTGAAAACCCCTAAAGTTTGTAAGGTCACACTTTACATTTTCACCATGCACTCATGCGTCAATTTTTGGGGTTTTTGGGCGTGTTTTGACGCCTCAAAGACAAGCAACCCCCGCAAAAGTGTGACCAAAAAGAACCCCCGAATGGTTCGGGGGTCCAAAGTCCCATCTTGAAGTTCAGCAACTGGCGCAAGGCCCGGGAGGATTTCCTCCATCAGCATATGCAGCAGAAGGGGTGGCCAGAGAGAAAAGGGCAACAAGAACCAGACTCAGCATACGTCTCATCATGATCTAAACGTATGCTGAATACCACGTGAAATCTCAAAAGCATGGTCACACTTTTTGATTGATGAAGGGCGAAATCAAGTCCAGCACTGGCTGCAGGATCAAAGGGTACACCCCGTGCCGCTCCATGGCTTCCCGGTGACGGTAAGCCTGGGTGCGTCCCCTGCGGGGCAATTTTTGACCAGACAGAACCCCCAGAGCGAGTCGAACCATGTATTTTTTGGGGCAACCCGGGTATTTTCTGTTCCGCCATTTTGCCTTTTCGTAGGTGACCACCACATAATCTTCGACGTGCTTCTGGAGCCCTCCGAACCGCTCGGACAGCAGGTACATGACCACTGGGGTGAAGTTTTTCATCCACGTGATCAGGAATTGCTGTTCGCCTTCAGGAAGGTGTTTGAACTGCCCCACCATCATTTTTGCAGCTTGGTCCAGCTCTGGGCCCCGAGGCAACTCTGGGAGGTTCGCATGAATCTGGATTTTGGTGGCGTAGTACATCAAGGCCAGCACCGGAATGCCTGTGGTGGGGTGCCGGAAACTGCTGTTGAGGTGCTCCAGAGCGGTGAGGTCGTGGTGCAAGCTCTTGGCAAGGGCCACAACGGCATGTGAAACAAAACCGTTGATTTCACCCCGGTTGGCCCCGGCATGCTTGGTGATGGCGTCCACGAGCTGCTGGCGTTCGTCGGCCACCTCTTCGGTGTGCATCAGCATGAAATTCAGGTGGTAATGCTCGTAGAGTTTGCCCAACTTGCGAAACAACTTGGCAATCCACGGCAAGAATGCCTCCGGTGCCTCTTCGTAGTTGTCCCGACTGAACTGGCCTTGCAGTTCAGCGATGGCTTTCTGCATGTGCAGGGGCAATTCTGTGGTGGGAGATGACTGCATCCAGGCGATCATCCCCAGGTACTCCTGGCAGCCGACGTACATCAAACTGTTGGGCACGCAACCCTGCATGACACCCTTAAAAGCATGGGTGGCTGCACTAAAATCACCCCGGAACAAACGCATGCGTGCCATTTCATAGGAAGCAATCCACTCGGCGTTCTGGTCGCCGGTCATTTTGGCGATTTTGATTGCATCAAACATCCGAATGTCGGCCTGCGTGTGACGCCCGATCTGGTTTGCAGCGGTGGCGACTGCGAGCAGCAGGCGGAACCTTGCTTCCACATCCGTCCCAGTATTCACTGAGATGTCCGGGTTGAGGCTCTCAGCCATCATCTTCAACTGCGCTTCATTGGCCCTGCGGGTCAGGATGGCAAAGTACCAAGCTTTGCACAACTGGCAGCCCTTGTGCTGGTACAGCAACGCCAGAGCTTCATCGATCTGGCCGAGCCTGGACAGGATCCGGGCGATCCTTGCGTCCCGGATGCTGGAGTCCGGCAACTGCCGCAGGGCAGCCAGCAGGTCAGCATAACGGTTTGTGGCTTCAACCTCTGCATAAAAAGCCGACCATTCCACGTGCTGGTGGATCAATACATTCAATTTTTCTGCATCGGGAATCATGAGCACCTCTCTCAGTGTAACAAAAGGCACGGGGGGGTACCCCGTGCCAAGCGGTCATTCTGTAATCCAGATCTCCTCGATGAGGCCTTCGTTGACCCTCACCCCGAGGGTGCATTTCAATGCAAGTGCCTGCCCGATCGCATTGCGGGTCTGGTCGATGAGCTTCGCCGGAACACCGAAAGTCACCCAGCTCCCGTTGATCTGCAGGTCAAGGGTGGCCCCTGCCCAGGGTTCTTTGCGACGGAAAGGGACGTTTTCGTGCACGTCCCCTTCCAGGGCCTGCTGGGTGAACAGGTGCGGGTGGGCTTCGAGCAGTTTGCGGGTGGCGATTTTGCCGATGATCGCTTCAAGGTCCTCTGGGAAAAGGCGTTTCACTTCAGCGCCTCAGGTTGGATGATCCCGCGGACCAGCAATTCTTTGAGGAGGGTGGCTCTGGTGGCTTCGATGGTCAAGGCGATCACATCGCCCAGCTCGGCTTTGCATTCATGG is from Deinococcus misasensis DSM 22328 and encodes:
- a CDS encoding helix-turn-helix domain-containing protein; translation: MPRKPVATPKPEKIIDARDAGLALKHWMKSHINPRTNQRWTLDELASVTGISRTTLGHYLSGNRDLRKITQPIAQKLLPVLGMTDQEFWDYFDVPQKRWAEVRVFDQPVQRLEAETLHIVAQDEIKGEWPIAVGIHLYVQPDEGTGFLLFKVGDELRTYRSDSAFIPAGAKSVGAILWADAEPLLRALRR